In Cicer arietinum cultivar CDC Frontier isolate Library 1 chromosome 7, Cicar.CDCFrontier_v2.0, whole genome shotgun sequence, a single window of DNA contains:
- the LOC101505269 gene encoding protein EMBRYO DEFECTIVE 514 — protein sequence MAETAAPKPEVLDPSTTDAAAAVDMVVENAMNEESNQKRTREEGEIEGVSKKQKVDAEEDGEDEKAEAEEKKPSGPVKLGHKTFGNSLELFDYFNSFLHDWAPNLNVNKYEHKMLLELIMKGHPEPDKKIGGEICAFQVRRHPMWKSKCFFLIREDESADDFSFRKCVDHILPLPEAMQVKHDANRALGGSGGAKRRGGRGGSRGHGRKGKSRH from the exons ATGGCGGAAACCGCTGCACCCAAACCAGAAGTCCTCGACCCCAGCACCACAGATGCCGCCGCCGCCGTAGACATGGTTGTTGAAAACGCAATGAATGAAGAATCCAATCAGAAGCGGACCAGAGAAGAGGGCGAAATAGAAGGTGTTTCGAAGAAGCAAAAGGTGGACGCTGAAGAGGATGGGGAAGATGAAAAAGCAGAAGCAGAAGAGAAGAAACCATCAGGTCCTGTGAAATTAGGTCACAAAACTTTCGGAAATTCATTGGAGTTATTCGATTACTTCAACAGTTTCCTTCACGATTGGGCTCCCAATCTTAATGTTAACAAG TATGAACATAAGATGTTACTGGAATTGATTATGAAAGGTCATCCTGAGCCCGATAAAAAGATTGGTGGAGAAATTTGTGCTTTCCAAGTCCGCAGACATCCTATGTGGAAAAGCAAATGCTTCTTTCTCATTAGGGAGGATGAATCTGCTGATGATTTTAGCTTCCGTAAATGTGTGGATCATATTCTTCCCTTGCCTGAAGCGATGCAAGTGAAACATGATGCAAACAGGGCATTAGGTGGTTCTGGTGGAGCAAAGCGTCGTGGTGGGAGAGGAGGTTCACGTGGACATGGGAGAAAGGGAAAGTCCAGACATTGA